Proteins from a single region of Lentimicrobium saccharophilum:
- a CDS encoding response regulator, whose product MKKTILIVDDDMDYLFQMKMKVEQFGFDTITADGQKEAESIIETVRPDLAILDLMMESDDSGFILAYKIKRMYPDVPIIIATAVTAETGITFDINSDENKQWIKADLFLDKGIRADQLQREINKLLKI is encoded by the coding sequence AAGACTATTCTGATTGTGGATGATGACATGGATTACCTGTTTCAGATGAAGATGAAGGTGGAACAGTTCGGATTCGACACCATTACTGCCGATGGGCAGAAAGAGGCAGAGTCGATCATCGAAACTGTCAGGCCCGATCTGGCAATCCTTGACCTGATGATGGAAAGTGACGACAGCGGTTTTATCCTGGCATACAAGATCAAGCGCATGTATCCTGATGTACCGATCATTATTGCAACCGCGGTAACGGCGGAAACCGGGATTACATTCGATATCAATTCAGATGAAAACAAGCAATGGATAAAAGCGGATCTGTTCCTCGACAAGGGAATACGGGCGGATCAGCTTCAGCGCGAAATCAACAAACTTCTAAAGATTTAA
- a CDS encoding ATP-binding response regulator encodes MASYKVLVVDDEMGIRMGTRRILQNFKVDYPFMDEHIEYVVLEAPTGEEAIEIIDREMPDIILLDNKLPGIQGIEVLEYVKKKLYDIVVVMITSYASLELAVKATRDGAYDFIPKPFTPQELRSSLENITKQLFLKRMTQKMNKEGKLIRFQFLSVLSHELKAPINAIEGYLKIMQDKQFGDKITSYNEMIDRSLERISGMRSLIMDLLDLTKIESGKPVQHMQLVDITKIAGISADTMRPYAIQKDVDIYLNTKEPVMMEADAKEIEIIFNNLISNAVKYNKQGGRVDVFVHQGKNNIKLKVADSGIGMTEEEKSTLFQDFVRIKNPKTKHITGSGLGLSILKKIVEMYHGDIEVESIPDQGTTFTVILPTENS; translated from the coding sequence ATGGCATCATACAAAGTATTGGTAGTTGATGATGAGATGGGCATCCGTATGGGCACCCGGAGAATTCTGCAAAATTTCAAAGTTGATTACCCGTTCATGGATGAGCACATAGAGTATGTTGTGCTGGAAGCCCCCACCGGAGAAGAAGCCATTGAGATCATCGACCGTGAAATGCCCGACATCATTCTTCTTGACAATAAGCTTCCGGGAATTCAGGGAATTGAAGTCCTGGAATATGTAAAGAAAAAACTTTACGATATTGTGGTGGTAATGATTACCTCCTACGCATCGCTGGAACTGGCAGTTAAAGCCACCCGCGACGGGGCCTATGACTTTATACCAAAACCTTTTACCCCTCAGGAGTTGCGCAGCTCACTCGAGAATATTACAAAACAGCTCTTCCTTAAGCGGATGACGCAAAAAATGAACAAGGAAGGCAAACTGATCAGGTTCCAGTTTCTTTCAGTGCTTTCGCATGAGCTCAAAGCCCCCATCAATGCCATAGAAGGGTATCTGAAAATTATGCAGGATAAGCAATTCGGCGACAAGATCACATCCTACAATGAGATGATTGACCGCTCCCTGGAACGGATCAGCGGTATGCGCAGCCTGATTATGGACCTGCTTGACCTGACTAAGATTGAATCAGGAAAACCCGTGCAGCATATGCAGTTGGTGGATATCACAAAAATAGCAGGCATTTCAGCGGATACGATGCGACCATACGCCATTCAGAAGGACGTTGACATTTATCTCAACACCAAAGAGCCGGTTATGATGGAAGCAGATGCCAAAGAGATCGAAATTATTTTCAATAATCTGATATCCAATGCGGTAAAATACAATAAACAGGGAGGTCGTGTTGATGTATTCGTACACCAGGGAAAGAACAACATCAAACTCAAGGTTGCTGACTCCGGCATTGGCATGACAGAAGAAGAGAAAAGCACACTTTTCCAGGACTTTGTTCGAATTAAAAATCCAAAAACCAAACACATTACAGGCTCCGGTCTGGGCCTTTCAATACTCAAAAAAATTGTTGAGATGTATCACGGAGACATAGAGGTTGAAAGTATCCCTGACCAAGGCACTACATTTACCGTAATTCTTCCGACAGAAAACTCTTAA
- a CDS encoding redox-sensing transcriptional repressor Rex, with protein sequence MIKRLPDKTVERLSQYRRALLNYYSGGKHHIFSHEIASLLHITAVQVRRDIMLIGYTGTLRQGYDVKELIDIIGKIIDTREGQKVAVIGIGNLGRAIMGYFSGKRTKLTIVAAFDSNPEKVNRIYTGVQCYHSDQMIEIIKREGISIAVISVPGEMAAQVAEELVMAGIRGILNFSPKALNVPPHVYLQEYDMITSLEKIAYFVKKP encoded by the coding sequence ATGATAAAAAGGCTTCCCGATAAAACAGTCGAAAGACTCAGCCAGTACCGTCGCGCCCTGCTGAATTATTATTCAGGGGGTAAACACCACATTTTCTCGCATGAGATTGCAAGTTTATTGCACATCACGGCGGTGCAGGTGAGGCGCGACATTATGCTGATAGGCTATACCGGTACCCTGAGGCAGGGATATGATGTTAAGGAATTAATTGATATTATCGGGAAAATCATCGATACCAGAGAAGGGCAGAAAGTAGCGGTAATAGGTATCGGTAACCTGGGACGCGCCATTATGGGTTATTTCAGCGGCAAACGGACCAAACTGACCATTGTGGCAGCATTTGACAGCAATCCAGAAAAAGTAAACCGCATATATACCGGTGTGCAATGCTATCATAGTGATCAGATGATTGAAATCATCAAGCGCGAGGGAATATCCATTGCAGTAATTTCGGTTCCTGGCGAGATGGCAGCGCAGGTAGCCGAAGAACTGGTGATGGCCGGGATCAGGGGAATTCTCAACTTTTCCCCCAAAGCACTGAATGTCCCTCCCCATGTTTATCTTCAGGAGTATGATATGATTACAAGCCTCGAAAAGATTGCCTATTTCGTCAAGAAACCCTGA
- the ribF gene encoding riboflavin biosynthesis protein RibF, which produces MKIYYDLDSISSIRNPVVTTGSFDGVHIGHKTILNRLREIASNIDGESVLITFHPHPRKVLFPDTAGKTLLLINSQREKIELLRKTGLDHLIIIKFTREFSEISSIDFIRNILVGKLHASKVVIGFNHHFGHNREGNFDYLYELGQYYNFGVEEIPEQDIHNETVSSTLIRKALLEGKVQRANAYLDHHYIIISELLPGSETCQSINFPTLRVKIEEESKLVPCDGVYAVNVLVDGEFYKGILNIKNSLPLEVRNIEEITIDVHLFDAEVNLTGKTATVFFAKRIRDELQFDDKDAMSRQLKSDLAEVEELIY; this is translated from the coding sequence ATGAAGATATACTACGATCTTGACTCCATATCCTCCATCCGGAATCCGGTGGTTACCACCGGGTCCTTCGACGGTGTGCATATCGGCCATAAAACCATCCTCAACCGGTTGCGCGAAATCGCTTCAAACATTGACGGGGAATCGGTGCTGATTACCTTCCATCCGCATCCGCGCAAGGTTTTGTTCCCTGATACTGCAGGAAAAACCCTGTTGCTGATCAACTCACAACGCGAGAAAATCGAACTGCTTCGCAAAACCGGGCTTGATCACCTGATTATCATCAAATTCACCCGTGAATTTTCCGAGATTTCTTCCATAGATTTTATCCGGAATATTCTTGTCGGAAAGCTCCACGCCAGCAAGGTGGTAATTGGATTTAACCATCATTTCGGGCATAACCGCGAAGGCAATTTCGACTACCTCTACGAATTGGGACAATATTACAATTTCGGCGTAGAGGAAATTCCTGAACAGGACATCCACAATGAAACGGTCAGCTCAACCCTGATCAGAAAAGCCTTGCTCGAAGGGAAAGTTCAGCGCGCCAATGCATACCTCGATCACCATTACATTATCATCAGCGAACTCCTTCCGGGCAGCGAAACATGTCAAAGCATTAACTTTCCGACCCTGCGCGTAAAAATTGAGGAAGAGAGCAAGCTTGTTCCGTGCGACGGAGTATATGCCGTAAATGTGCTGGTTGACGGGGAATTTTACAAAGGCATCCTGAACATCAAGAATTCACTGCCCCTCGAAGTCAGAAACATCGAAGAAATCACCATTGATGTTCATCTGTTTGATGCGGAAGTAAATCTGACCGGGAAAACCGCCACTGTCTTTTTTGCCAAGCGAATCCGGGATGAACTGCAATTTGACGATAAAGATGCCATGAGCCGGCAACTTAAATCTGACCTTGCCGAAGTTGAAGAACTTATTTATTAA
- a CDS encoding MBL fold metallo-hydrolase, producing the protein MSRTGPIKITFLGTGTSIGVPVIACNCPVCKSSDPRDKRFRTSALINVDNQNIVIDCGPDFRFQMLKQNVEDIDAVIFTHEHRDHIAGLDDVRAFNYILNKNIPIYGSANVMEAIKTEFPYIFTETRYFGVPQLTIHEIDATEFSIGPTRILPVNVLHNKLPVFGYRIGGLTYITDASMIPEEEKHKIFGSEVLVLNALRNSKHISHLSLSEALLLIEELKPARAYLTHISHFLGLHSEVEKKLPENVRLAYDNLIVEIP; encoded by the coding sequence ATGAGCCGGACAGGCCCGATAAAAATTACCTTTCTTGGAACCGGAACATCAATCGGGGTGCCGGTAATAGCCTGCAACTGTCCGGTCTGCAAATCTTCCGACCCGAGGGATAAGCGTTTCAGGACCTCTGCCCTGATCAATGTTGACAATCAAAATATTGTGATCGATTGCGGACCTGATTTCAGGTTCCAGATGCTTAAACAAAATGTAGAAGACATTGACGCGGTGATTTTTACGCATGAACACCGTGACCATATAGCCGGCCTGGACGATGTCAGGGCGTTCAACTATATCCTCAACAAGAATATCCCTATCTATGGATCCGCCAACGTGATGGAAGCCATTAAGACGGAGTTCCCCTATATTTTTACCGAAACCCGTTACTTCGGGGTTCCTCAGCTGACCATTCATGAAATTGACGCGACAGAATTCAGCATCGGCCCTACCAGAATATTACCCGTAAATGTATTGCACAACAAACTACCGGTATTCGGATACCGTATCGGAGGCCTGACGTACATCACGGATGCAAGTATGATTCCTGAAGAGGAAAAACATAAAATTTTCGGATCAGAAGTCCTGGTGCTGAATGCGCTCAGGAATTCAAAACATATCTCTCATCTCTCGCTGAGCGAGGCATTGCTGTTGATAGAAGAGCTTAAACCGGCCAGGGCTTACCTTACCCATATCAGCCATTTCCTAGGGCTGCATTCAGAAGTTGAGAAGAAGCTTCCTGAGAATGTACGTCTGGCTTATGACAACCTCATCGTGGAAATCCCGTAA
- the hydG gene encoding [FeFe] hydrogenase H-cluster radical SAM maturase HydG: protein MKPFIDADELWEILNETKSDKQAVREVIAKSLDKKRLTLRETAVLINANDPELIEEIKEGARELKKRVYGNRIVLFAPLYVGNKCTNNCKYCGFRASNKEAIRKTLSDQELVQEVEALEDNGQKRLILVYGEHPEYSADYIAHTVRTVYGVKKGPGEIRRVNINAAPLEIEDFRKVKEAGIGTYQIFQETYHPEAYKNYHLGGKKRNFEYRLTALDRAQEAGIDDVGIGALFGLYDWRYEVLGLVRHTNHLEACYHVGPHTISFPRIQNASKLDLGTDYTVNDEDFARLVAILRLAVPYTGMILTARENPGLRHEVIQFGVSQIDGGTKLELGSYSNSINEAQDLNREQFQINDNRSLNEIIEELFENDYLPSFCTACYRLGRTGEHFMEFSVPGFIKRFCSPNAMLTLAEYLEDYAPANTKQRGWEVIDKNLSDLQQYPDAVNINELRNRLERVRAGERDIYF, encoded by the coding sequence ATGAAACCGTTTATCGATGCAGATGAGTTGTGGGAAATCCTCAATGAAACCAAATCGGATAAACAGGCAGTGCGGGAGGTGATCGCCAAATCACTTGATAAGAAAAGACTGACGCTGCGGGAAACTGCCGTCTTGATCAATGCCAATGACCCTGAGTTGATTGAAGAAATCAAGGAAGGTGCCCGGGAACTTAAGAAGAGGGTTTATGGAAACCGTATTGTACTGTTCGCACCGCTCTATGTAGGCAACAAATGCACCAACAATTGCAAATATTGCGGATTCAGGGCGTCAAACAAGGAGGCTATCCGTAAAACCTTATCTGATCAGGAATTGGTTCAGGAGGTTGAAGCGTTGGAAGATAATGGTCAGAAAAGGCTGATACTTGTATACGGTGAACATCCTGAATATTCAGCTGATTACATTGCCCATACCGTAAGGACCGTTTATGGAGTGAAAAAAGGACCGGGAGAAATCCGCAGGGTCAATATCAATGCTGCTCCGCTGGAGATAGAAGATTTCAGGAAAGTGAAAGAGGCCGGCATCGGCACTTATCAGATTTTCCAGGAGACTTACCACCCCGAAGCCTACAAAAACTACCATCTGGGCGGTAAAAAAAGGAACTTTGAATACAGGTTGACCGCGCTTGACCGGGCTCAGGAAGCGGGAATTGACGACGTTGGCATCGGTGCGCTATTCGGTTTGTACGACTGGCGTTACGAGGTGCTGGGCCTGGTGAGACATACAAACCACCTGGAAGCCTGCTACCATGTAGGTCCCCATACCATCTCCTTCCCAAGGATTCAGAATGCTTCAAAACTGGACCTTGGAACCGATTATACGGTTAACGATGAGGATTTTGCCAGATTGGTGGCCATTTTACGGCTTGCAGTTCCTTATACCGGAATGATCCTTACCGCCCGCGAAAATCCCGGGCTCAGGCATGAAGTGATTCAATTCGGCGTTTCGCAGATTGACGGGGGGACAAAACTTGAACTCGGATCTTACTCAAATTCCATCAATGAAGCCCAGGACCTCAACCGGGAACAATTCCAGATTAATGACAACCGGTCCCTGAATGAAATCATTGAGGAACTCTTCGAAAATGACTACCTCCCCTCCTTTTGCACAGCCTGTTACAGACTCGGCAGAACCGGAGAACACTTTATGGAATTCTCGGTTCCGGGATTTATCAAGCGTTTCTGTTCACCAAATGCCATGCTTACCCTGGCCGAATACCTCGAGGATTATGCCCCGGCGAATACAAAGCAAAGAGGCTGGGAAGTTATTGACAAGAACCTCAGCGACCTCCAGCAGTATCCCGATGCTGTCAATATCAATGAACTCAGGAACAGACTGGAACGCGTCAGGGCGGGCGAAAGGGACATTTACTTCTGA
- a CDS encoding T9SS type B sorting domain-containing protein yields MKRLILFRSLLLTLGAFLLLSGVSALGQVNETRVTGGLYCPKSQFVTPVMVTSVENVDSISLTLTFPSQTLAYLSYRQVNPLLLTGFPIVEANGSRVTFTWKSAAPISITNDKLLEFVFETGTQPGSLDWDEAVCYYRQSDGNELLSEYIGAEIELFPSLYVEIEEIDATCSGKCDANIAAYVTGGLKPYQYLWNGEPALFDSIKTGACSGINNLNITDANGCVLDTNFSVSELPSTKVEVEVTPDTVYIQNPVVTFSFTEDQNVVEWLWDFGDGSEKSRERNPLHVYSTAATPDLESYQVKLIVVNSQGCDTLIIFELPVSEAEIFIPNVFTPNGDNINDVFKIAKANDGGSSSGSEYIPLNLEYMRLELVVLDRWGRKVYDNDNYKNDWDGGNLPEGTYYYRLNTYGYFRDETYRGAVTILRGNRN; encoded by the coding sequence ATGAAGAGACTCATTTTATTCAGATCTTTACTCCTGACGCTCGGCGCATTCCTTTTGTTATCAGGTGTTTCTGCGCTTGGACAGGTTAATGAAACCCGGGTAACAGGAGGACTTTATTGTCCGAAGTCACAGTTCGTAACACCGGTAATGGTCACATCCGTTGAAAATGTGGATTCAATCTCACTGACCCTGACATTTCCATCCCAAACGCTTGCTTACCTTAGTTACCGGCAGGTTAATCCTCTGCTGCTGACGGGTTTTCCAATAGTCGAGGCAAATGGGTCAAGGGTTACTTTTACCTGGAAATCTGCTGCTCCAATCAGTATTACCAATGATAAATTGCTGGAGTTTGTTTTTGAAACCGGTACGCAACCCGGTTCGCTGGATTGGGATGAAGCAGTTTGTTATTACAGGCAGTCAGACGGTAATGAATTGTTGTCGGAATACATTGGAGCAGAAATTGAATTATTTCCCTCACTCTACGTTGAGATTGAAGAAATTGATGCTACCTGTTCCGGAAAATGCGATGCAAATATTGCGGCTTATGTAACCGGTGGTCTGAAGCCCTATCAATACCTCTGGAATGGAGAGCCTGCGTTGTTCGACAGTATTAAGACCGGCGCCTGCAGCGGTATCAACAACCTGAACATCACTGATGCAAATGGCTGTGTGCTTGATACGAACTTCAGTGTTTCTGAACTGCCTTCCACAAAGGTTGAAGTTGAGGTGACACCTGATACGGTTTATATTCAGAATCCGGTTGTAACTTTTTCATTCACTGAGGATCAGAATGTTGTGGAATGGCTATGGGACTTTGGAGACGGAAGTGAGAAATCGCGGGAAAGGAATCCTTTGCATGTTTACTCTACTGCGGCAACGCCGGATCTTGAGTCCTATCAGGTTAAGCTTATAGTGGTCAACAGTCAGGGCTGCGATACGCTGATCATTTTTGAACTTCCCGTGAGTGAAGCGGAAATATTTATTCCGAATGTTTTCACACCAAACGGTGACAATATCAATGATGTTTTCAAAATTGCGAAGGCCAATGATGGCGGCAGCAGCAGTGGCAGTGAATACATCCCGCTCAATCTGGAATATATGCGTCTTGAACTTGTCGTACTTGATAGATGGGGACGTAAGGTATATGATAATGACAATTACAAAAACGACTGGGACGGAGGGAATCTTCCGGAGGGTACATATTATTACAGGCTGAATACTTATGGTTACTTCCGGGATGAGACCTATAGAGGTGCAGTGACCATACTGCGCGGAAACCGCAATTAG
- a CDS encoding CoA-binding protein, which produces MIPKSSKHTLVLGASLNPERFSNICINELVDGGFPVSAVGLRSGIVAGVNIMTGFPELNNIHTVTLYLGPKNQAQYYNYLVKLKPARIIFNPGTWNPELAELAGRHGISTEQKCTLMMISGGYF; this is translated from the coding sequence ATGATCCCTAAATCAAGCAAGCACACTCTCGTACTTGGCGCAAGCCTGAATCCTGAACGGTTTTCTAATATCTGTATCAATGAGCTTGTAGACGGGGGTTTCCCGGTTTCTGCGGTGGGACTCCGCAGTGGCATAGTTGCAGGGGTTAATATAATGACCGGTTTTCCGGAATTAAACAACATTCATACTGTAACTCTTTATCTTGGGCCTAAGAATCAGGCTCAGTATTATAACTATCTGGTGAAACTGAAACCCGCCCGGATTATTTTTAATCCCGGTACCTGGAATCCTGAACTGGCAGAACTGGCCGGAAGGCATGGAATCAGTACGGAGCAAAAGTGCACACTGATGATGATTTCAGGCGGATATTTCTGA
- a CDS encoding inorganic pyrophosphatase — MAANRLMDPIGRLMGLRYKSHPWHGVDIGPDAPQVLTCFVEMVTTDTVKYEVDKISGYLKIDRPQKYSNVLPALYGFIPQTLCAKKIADYAAQKSGRKDIIGDGDPLDICILAEKSISHGDILVQAIPIGGFRMLDGNQADDKIIAVLKNDAVYGEYTDVEQLPPLIVTRLKHYFLTYKDLPGEARDCEITHTYSAAEAHEVIEASMEDYRQKFENLDTLLSEV; from the coding sequence ATGGCAGCAAACAGATTAATGGATCCCATCGGAAGGCTGATGGGTTTAAGGTACAAATCGCACCCGTGGCATGGGGTGGATATCGGCCCGGATGCACCTCAGGTACTCACCTGTTTTGTTGAAATGGTTACGACAGACACGGTTAAATATGAGGTTGATAAAATTTCGGGATATCTGAAAATCGACCGGCCTCAGAAGTACTCAAACGTGCTGCCGGCGCTGTATGGTTTTATTCCACAGACGCTTTGTGCAAAGAAAATTGCTGATTATGCCGCACAAAAATCGGGGAGGAAGGATATCATTGGTGACGGCGATCCGCTGGATATCTGCATTCTTGCCGAGAAGAGCATATCTCACGGCGATATCCTGGTTCAGGCTATTCCCATCGGGGGATTCAGAATGCTTGATGGAAACCAGGCCGATGACAAAATTATTGCCGTACTTAAGAATGATGCCGTTTATGGAGAGTATACCGATGTGGAACAGTTGCCCCCCCTGATTGTAACCCGTTTGAAGCACTATTTCCTGACTTATAAGGACCTTCCCGGTGAAGCGCGGGATTGTGAAATTACCCATACATACAGTGCTGCAGAAGCCCATGAAGTGATTGAGGCATCCATGGAGGATTACCGTCAGAAGTTTGAAAATCTGGATACGCTGCTCTCAGAAGTTTAA
- the clpB gene encoding ATP-dependent chaperone ClpB: MNLNNFTIKSQQALESARELAASRGHQSIETVHLLKGLLIADEHILPFLFGKLGVNSAVIEKTLEAMMQGMPKVSGGEQYLGNSTSKALQKASSAARDMRDEYVSLEHLLLGLLATGDQVSDMLKQSGINEKELKSAIRELRKGSAANSASSEDSFNALNRYARNLNELARNGKLDPVIGRDEEIRRVLQILTRRTKNNPILIGEPGVGKTAIAEGLAHRIVNGDVPENLKSKQIFSLDMGALIAGAKYKGEFEERLKSVVREVIESEGEVVLFIDEIHTLVGAGGGEGAMDAANILKPALARGELRAIGATTLNEYQKYFEKDKALERRFQIVMIDEPDTVSAISILRGLKERYETHHQVRIKDEAIISAVELSQRYISDRFLPDKAIDLIDEAAARLRLQINSVPEKLDEVERQIKQLEIEREAIKREGDEQRLKIITAELANRNEERNAIAGRWKSEKQIVDGIQQTKKAIEQYRFEAEKAERDGDYGRVAEIRYGLIKTAELKLEEFKNQLAGMQADSALIKEEVGSEEIAEIVSRWTGIPVSRMLQSEREKLLHLENELHKRVIGQDEAIEAIADAIRRSRAGLQDSRRPVGSFIFLGTTGVGKTELARALAEFLFNDENAMVRIDMSEYQERHTVSRLIGAPPGYIGYDEGGQLTEKVRRKPYSVVLLDEIEKAHPDVFNILLQVLDDGRLTDNKGRTADFRNTIIIMTSNLGSHIISERTENLNEENRENVFEQTKAEVMELLRKTIRPEFLNRIDELIMFRPLSAAEISGVVRLMLNNLVQVLKKNDIALTYTDNAVQHIAVLGYDPQYGARPVKRVIQREVMNALSKKILSGEVSKDANITLDLENNRLEFRN; encoded by the coding sequence ATGAATCTGAATAACTTCACCATAAAATCGCAGCAGGCTTTAGAATCGGCCCGGGAACTGGCTGCTTCGCGGGGGCATCAGTCTATAGAAACCGTACATCTGCTCAAAGGCCTGCTGATTGCTGATGAGCATATACTCCCATTCCTGTTTGGCAAACTCGGGGTGAATTCCGCCGTAATTGAGAAAACCCTTGAAGCCATGATGCAGGGGATGCCAAAGGTGAGCGGCGGGGAACAATACCTTGGCAACTCAACTTCAAAAGCGCTCCAGAAGGCATCTTCGGCAGCCCGTGACATGAGAGACGAATATGTTTCATTGGAACACCTGTTGCTGGGGCTGCTTGCAACGGGAGACCAGGTTTCAGACATGCTGAAACAGTCCGGGATAAATGAAAAAGAGTTAAAATCCGCCATCAGAGAGTTGCGCAAGGGTTCTGCGGCAAATTCAGCCTCATCAGAGGATTCATTCAATGCGCTTAACCGTTATGCCCGTAATCTGAACGAACTGGCCCGCAACGGAAAGCTGGACCCGGTGATCGGCCGTGACGAAGAGATCAGAAGGGTGCTCCAGATCCTGACGCGCCGCACCAAAAACAATCCCATTCTGATCGGTGAGCCCGGAGTCGGGAAGACCGCCATCGCCGAAGGATTGGCGCACCGTATCGTCAACGGGGACGTACCTGAAAACCTTAAATCGAAGCAAATATTCTCACTCGACATGGGTGCGTTGATTGCCGGGGCAAAATACAAAGGCGAATTTGAAGAGAGGCTCAAGAGTGTCGTCAGGGAGGTTATTGAATCTGAAGGTGAAGTGGTCCTGTTTATCGATGAGATTCACACCCTGGTCGGAGCCGGGGGCGGCGAAGGCGCAATGGACGCCGCAAATATCCTGAAACCGGCCCTGGCCCGTGGTGAACTTCGTGCCATCGGCGCAACAACGCTGAATGAATACCAGAAATACTTCGAAAAAGACAAAGCCCTGGAGCGCAGATTTCAGATCGTAATGATTGATGAGCCCGACACGGTCAGCGCCATTTCAATCCTGAGGGGATTGAAAGAACGATACGAAACACATCACCAGGTAAGGATTAAGGACGAGGCCATCATCAGCGCGGTTGAACTTTCGCAGCGGTATATCAGCGACCGTTTCCTTCCCGACAAGGCCATCGACCTGATTGATGAAGCGGCAGCAAGGCTGAGGCTTCAGATAAACTCTGTGCCGGAAAAATTAGATGAGGTTGAACGCCAGATCAAACAGCTGGAAATCGAACGGGAAGCCATCAAACGCGAGGGGGACGAACAACGTCTAAAGATTATTACTGCCGAATTGGCCAATCGGAATGAAGAACGCAATGCGATTGCCGGCCGGTGGAAATCAGAAAAACAGATTGTCGATGGTATACAGCAGACAAAAAAAGCGATAGAACAATACCGTTTTGAAGCTGAAAAAGCCGAACGCGACGGCGACTACGGACGTGTTGCTGAAATCAGGTACGGATTGATCAAAACAGCAGAACTGAAACTGGAAGAGTTTAAAAATCAACTTGCCGGAATGCAGGCCGACTCAGCGCTGATCAAAGAAGAAGTAGGTTCCGAAGAAATTGCCGAGATCGTTTCACGCTGGACCGGAATTCCGGTCAGCCGCATGCTGCAGAGCGAAAGGGAAAAACTTCTCCACCTTGAAAACGAATTACACAAAAGGGTAATCGGTCAGGACGAGGCCATTGAAGCCATTGCTGATGCCATTCGCCGCAGCCGGGCAGGGCTGCAGGACAGCCGCAGGCCGGTTGGTTCGTTCATCTTCCTCGGCACCACAGGCGTGGGCAAAACCGAGCTTGCAAGGGCACTCGCTGAGTTTCTTTTCAATGATGAAAATGCCATGGTCCGCATAGATATGTCTGAATATCAGGAACGGCATACCGTATCAAGGCTGATCGGCGCCCCTCCCGGATATATAGGTTATGACGAAGGCGGACAACTTACCGAAAAAGTCAGGCGTAAGCCCTATTCCGTGGTATTGCTCGATGAAATTGAAAAAGCACACCCTGACGTTTTCAACATTCTGCTTCAGGTACTCGACGATGGCCGGCTCACCGACAACAAAGGCAGAACCGCTGATTTCAGAAATACCATCATCATCATGACATCCAATCTTGGTTCGCATATAATCAGTGAACGTACCGAAAACCTGAATGAAGAAAACCGGGAAAATGTATTTGAACAGACAAAGGCAGAGGTAATGGAATTGCTGCGCAAAACCATACGCCCCGAATTCCTTAACAGGATAGATGAATTGATTATGTTCAGACCTTTGTCGGCGGCAGAAATATCGGGCGTTGTGAGATTGATGCTGAACAACCTGGTGCAGGTACTGAAAAAAAATGACATTGCCCTGACATATACTGACAATGCCGTTCAGCATATTGCCGTCTTGGGGTATGACCCCCAGTACGGGGCAAGACCGGTAAAAAGAGTTATACAACGGGAAGTTATGAATGCCCTGTCCAAAAAAATCCTTAGCGGAGAAGTCAGTAAAGATGCAAACATCACGCTGGATTTGGAAAACAACAGGCTTGAATTCAGGAACTGA